The nucleotide sequence TTTAAGAGAATAAATAACTAATTAGGTATCTAACTAAAATGAATATTATTAGAAAAGTAATAATAAAAATGAATACTATTTTCTTCATTCGTTGTTTTTCAGTTTCTCTAATTCTATCTTTAATTCTATTTCTTTCAATATTGGTTAATTTCTTGTCATTAAAGTCTTTATGAAACTTCTCTTGACTTTGTAAATTGAGTTTGTGCTTAATTTCAGAAAATGCAACCTTTGGTTTCCTAAAAAAAACGTCGTGAGTATTGCCAGAACCTATATAACCAAAACCAATTTTATGCCTTCTTTTATTTCTTCTATTTCCTCTCAATCGTATTTCGCATCAAAATTAGCATTCCATTTACCTTGTACTTTTAACACTTGCTCAATCACATCGCGTACTGCACCTTTGCCACCATTTTTATGAGAAATATAACTAGAAATCTCTTTAATTTCTGGTGCAGCATCTTGAGGACAACAAGGTAAACCTACTAATGTCATTGTTGGGTAATCTGGAATATCGTCTCCCATATAAAGTACATTCTCTAGTTTTATATCGTAGATGTGTAGAAACTCATTCATTTGGTCAATTTTATTGTGAGCACCTAAGTAAATGTCATTAACACCTAATCCTTTTAAACGCAAACGAACGCCTTCGTTAGACCCTCCAGAAATCACACAAACATTATAGCCTTGATCCACGGCAGTTTTTATTGCATAACCATCTTTAATGTTCATTCTTCGCAGCATTTCTCCTTTGGTAGTAATAGTTACAGTACCATCTGTAAGTACACCGTCTACATCAAAAATAAAGGTCGTTATATGGTGTAAATATTCTTTATAGCTTTTTCCCATGAGTTTGTTTAATTGATTTTGTTAGCAATTCATAAATATCTTTATGAATGTCTTTATCTAAGGTTTTTAAATGCTTTTTAATCGTTTTTTTATCACCTCGTTTTGCTGGACCAGTTTGAGCCATATAAGGAGATAATAATTCTATTTTGTTTGCAGTTTCTTTTATTAAAGGTTTTAAAATATTAAAATCTACACTTTTAGATTCTGTAATTTCATGACCAATACGATATAATTGATTTGTAAAGTTATTTACAAAAACGGCAGCCAAATGTAATGCAGCACGTTGATCGGAATTTACCCTGTAATGCTTACAACCTAGAGCTTTCGAAAGCTCTTTTAGGAGTTGTAAGTCATTCTTGTCTTCTATTTCTATACAAATTGGGACTTCTGTAAAATCTATATCTGCATCTTTCGTAAATGTTTGCAAAGGGTAAAACACACCACGTCTATTTTTTTTGTCTAAATCGTGTAAACTCACACTTCCCGATGTATGTACAACAAGCTGATTACTAAATGGTAGTTGTGATGATAACGCTCCAATTACATCATCACTAACGGCAATAATGTAGATATCGGCAGTTTTTAAATCTGCAAGATTATTAGTGATACTAACCTTATTTCGGTAAGATTCAATAGTTTTTAGATTTCTATTGTACCATTGTAAAACAGTGATGTCTTTAGCTTTTTCTAAAGCTTTATACAAATGCGATGCTACATTTCCTGCGCCAATTAATACTACTGATAACATACTGCTAAAATAGATAAGTAAAATATGATTTAAAAGTTTGATGAACTATCTTTGTAAACAATGGAAAAGAAAGATATTAAAACACGTGAAGATATTTATAAACTAGTATCTACATTCTACGCTAAAGTGAGAGTAAATGAAACTTTAGGACCTTTTTTTGGAAATATTGAAGATTGGGATGAACACTTAGATAGATTGACAACATTTTGGGAATCTAGTCTGTTCTTGCAAACAAAATACTATGGAGACCCTTTAAAAGCCCATGCAAAAGCTGATAAAGAACACGGTAACAAAATATCTGAATTGCATTTTGGTGTGTGGCTAAATTTATGGTTTGAAACTATCGAAGAGCTTTTTATAGGAGAAACTGCCGAAAATGCTAAACGTCGCGCCAGAAAAATGGGTACTTTTTTATATCTTAAAATATTTGAAGCTAGACAGAAATAAGAATAATTTACTGCCTGTTAAAAGATTATTTAATAACTATTCTTTGTAAAGAAAATACTAAATTTGCATGATTTTAAAAGACGATTTCTGTTATGTTAAAAAAACTCTCCAATATTCTTTTTTCTACAAGACTTACTGCTACTTTATTTATTGTTTTTGCATTGGCAATGGCAATAGGAACTTTTATGGATGCAGGACAAGAAACGTCGCCAACGCCATATTCAAGAACACTTATTTATAATGCATGGTGGTTTGAGACTATTATGGTTTTATTTACCATAAACTTTATAGGAAACATATTTAGATATCGCCTTTTAAGAAAAGAGAAATGGGCAACTCTAACATTACATTTAGCCTTTATATTTATTTTCATTGGTGCTTTTATTACTAGATATGTAAGTTTTGAAGGTATGATGGCAATTCGAGAAGGTGCTACCGAAAGCACTTTCTTATCTCAAAAGACATACTTAACGGTTTATATTGATGGAGATTACGTTATTAATGGACAAAAGCAGCGTCTTCCAAGAGAATATGAAACTGATTTTTCTCATCGACTTGATAATTTTTTTGTAAGAAATGAGAGATATGATGATCAACCTGTAAGTATAAAGCTTGAAGAATTTATTCTTGGAGCTGAAGAAGATATTGTACCAGACGATTTAGGTGAAAATTACTTAAAGATTGTAGAAGCTGGAATGGGTGGTTCCCATAATCACTTTTTAAAAGAAGGTCAAGTGCAAAGTATTCATAACGTTTTGTATGCTTTAAACACACCTACAGATGGCGCAGTAAATATTACACATACAGATAGCTCATTGACTATTCAATCACCTTTTGAGGGTGAGTATATGACTATGGCAACACAAGCTCAAGGTAAATTGGTTAAAGATAGTATTCAACCATTAGTATTACGTTCTAGATATATTATAGGAAACCAAACATTGGTGTTTCCTAAACCTGTAATAAAAGGGGTGTTTGATGTTGTAAAAAAATCTGAATTGCTAAAAAATGATGAAGATGGATTAGTATTAAGTGTGTCAGCAAATAACGAAACGCAAACGGTAAAATTACTAGGAGGTAAGGGTACCAGTAATGCTTTCAAAAAAGTAACTATTGGAGGTCTGGATTTTCATTTTAAATACGGTTCAAAAGTTTTTGAGTTGCCATTTAGTATAAAACTTAATGATTTTATTGCAAAGCGTTATCCAGGAACAGAAAATAGTTATTCAGCTTATGAAAGTAAAGTCACTGTTTTAGATGAACAAGAAGGTGATTTCGATTTTCATATTTATATGAATAACATTTTGAATCATAAGGGATATAGATTCTTTCAAGCCTCATTTGATGGTGATGAGAAAGGAACAATTCTATCTGTAAATCATGATTTTTGGGGAACAAATATTACGTATTTAGGGTACTTCTTACTGTACTTTGGATTGATGGCAATTTTGTTTGCGAAGCATACACGTTTTGATGATTTACGTAAAGGCCTCAAAAAAATAAAAGCTAAAAAAGCGGCTATGTGTATTGCTTTATTTTTAGCAACCACTTTTGGACTTAGTGCACAGGAAACGCACACAGAAGATGATGGTCATGAACATGAATCATCAACAATTAATAAAATTCAAGTAGACTCTATTTTAAGAGCAAATATTATATCTAAAGAACAAGCCGATAAATTTGGGCGTTTGGTAATTCAGGATTTCGATGGACGAATGAAGCCGATAAACACCTATGCTTCTGAATTACTACGTAAATTAAGTAAACACGACACGTACGAAGAGTTTGATGCAAATCAAGTGTTTTTATCAATACAAGAGAGTCCTATTTTATGGTATAATGTGCCACTTATTTATCTAAAAGCTAAAAAAGCAGATACAATAAGAAGTATTATTGGTTTAGATCCATCTGAAAAGTATGCCACTTTCGCACAATTTTTTACCGAAAGAGGAGAGTATAAATTGGACCCATATATGGTTGAGGCGACTAGAGCTCAAGTGCCAACAGCTATTCAAAAGGAGTTTAGAGAAGCCAACCAACGTGTTAGTTTACTTTACTCTACGCTTAATGGCGAATCGTTAAAGATTTACCCAATTCCAGAGGATGATAATAATAAATGGATATCGTCTTATGATTATAGAGACCAAAAAATTCAACTTAGAGACTCACTTTATGGTAACTTTATAAACACTGGTTTTAAAGCTTATTTGTATATGCTTAACGAAGGAAAAAAGTCTGGAGATTTTTCTGAAAGTAGCAAGTTACTTGATGCCATTAAAAAAACACAGCAAAAGTATGGTGCTGAGGTTATGATAAGCGATAAAAAGATTAATGCTGAAATTACCTATAACAAATACGATATTTTCAAAAAGCTATTTAGTTGGTATATGTACGCAGGTACACTTATGTTTATTTTGTTAATAGTCCAAATATTTAAAGATAAAAGCAAAGGGATCAACTTAGCTGTTAAAATATTTAAATACATCATTTTAGGATTATTTATTTTACATACTGCAGGACTTATTGTAAGATGGTATATTTCTGGTCATGCACCTTGGAGTGATGCTTATGAATCCATGATTTATGTAGCTTGGGCTACGATGTTATTTGGGCTGCTATTTGGAAAGAAAAGTGATATAACTATGGCTTCAACTGCATTTGTAACCTCTATGATATTAATGATTGCACACTGGAACTGGATGGACCCTTCTATTGCAAATTTACAGCCAGTTTTAGATAGTTATTGGTTAATGATTCACGTAGCAGTAATAGTTGGTAGTTATGGGCCATTTGCTCTAGGTATGATTTTAGGAGTTGTATCATTATTATTAATGATTCTTACAAACGAGAATAATAAAGCTAAAATGGGCTTGAACATTAAAGAGCTTACCATAGTTAATGAAATGGCATTAACGGTAGGATTAGTAATGCTAGCTATTGGTAACTTTCTTGGTGGTATGTGGGCAAACGAAAGTTGGGGACGTTATTGGGGTTGGGATCCTAAAGAAACTTGGGCGCTTATTAGTATTATGGTGTATGCCTTTGTAATTCATATGCGTTTAGTTCCTGGGCTTCGAGGTCGCTTTACATTTAATGTGTTTTCTATTTATGCGTTTGCAAGTATTTTAATGACCTATTTTGGCGTTAACTTCTATTTAGCTGGATTACATAGTTACGCTAAAGATGACCAAGAAATAAGTGTGTATTTTATACTAGGTGCTGTTTTAGGAGTAGCTGTAGTAGCAATTTTGGCTTATAGAAAATATGCTAAGTATTATAAAAAGTAATCATTTTTAGTATTTAGAATAATTTTGATAACTAAATTTTAGTACCTTAGAAATCAAAATTTTATATATGAAATTCTTCAAAAAATTCAGTACTACCAATACCATACTACTAGTAGTAGGTCTAGTGTTTTTTAGTTGTAATAATCGAGAAAACCTTGATAAGGTTAAAATTAACACCTCGCAAGGGATGTCACTATTAAACACGCCTTTAATTAGTGGGCAAGTAGATGCAACAAAAGATTCTCTTAAAATTGTTAAATACTTAGAGGCCTTAAAGGATTATGAAAGCAATGATAAGTTAGCAGATAATATTATTTGGTTAGGAAGAAGAGTTGCTTATTTAGGAGATTATAAGAGAGCCATAGAAGTATTTACTGAAGGTATTAATGAATTTCCAGAAGACGCCAGATTTTTAAGGCATAGAGGTCATAGATACATAAGCACACGACAATTTAATAATGCTATTACTGATTTTGAAAATGCTGCTCTACTTATTAAAGACTCCGAAGATGTTATAGAGCCTGATGGTGTTCCAAATAGACTCAACACACCTGTTTCAAGTTTACATACAAATATTTATTACCATTTAGGGTTAGCATATTATTTAAAAAATGACCTTAAAATGGCTTTAAAATCATTTTCTGATTGCTTAGAAGCTTCAAAAAATGACGATATGCAAGTAGCAACAAGACATTGGTTATATATGATTTTACAGCGAATGAATATGAAAGATGAAGCAGCTTCTATTTTAAATCCTGTAACAGAAGATATGGAGATTATTGAAAACATAGCCTATCACGATTTGTTATTATTTTACAAAGGGTTGCGTAAAGAAAATGAAGTGTTAAAACTAGAGAATGGCTCAGTTGGTGCAAATGAAGCAACACAATATGGTATTGCTAATTGGCACTTCTATAATGGCAATGAAGACAAGGCTATTAGTATGTTTCAAAATATTATTAAAACAGGAAATTGGGCTGGATTTGGATACGTATCAGCAGA is from Pontimicrobium sp. SW4 and encodes:
- a CDS encoding HAD-IIIA family hydrolase — translated: MGKSYKEYLHHITTFIFDVDGVLTDGTVTITTKGEMLRRMNIKDGYAIKTAVDQGYNVCVISGGSNEGVRLRLKGLGVNDIYLGAHNKIDQMNEFLHIYDIKLENVLYMGDDIPDYPTMTLVGLPCCPQDAAPEIKEISSYISHKNGGKGAVRDVIEQVLKVQGKWNANFDAKYD
- a CDS encoding Rossmann-like and DUF2520 domain-containing protein; translation: MLSVVLIGAGNVASHLYKALEKAKDITVLQWYNRNLKTIESYRNKVSITNNLADLKTADIYIIAVSDDVIGALSSQLPFSNQLVVHTSGSVSLHDLDKKNRRGVFYPLQTFTKDADIDFTEVPICIEIEDKNDLQLLKELSKALGCKHYRVNSDQRAALHLAAVFVNNFTNQLYRIGHEITESKSVDFNILKPLIKETANKIELLSPYMAQTGPAKRGDKKTIKKHLKTLDKDIHKDIYELLTKSIKQTHGKKL
- a CDS encoding group III truncated hemoglobin, which produces MEKKDIKTREDIYKLVSTFYAKVRVNETLGPFFGNIEDWDEHLDRLTTFWESSLFLQTKYYGDPLKAHAKADKEHGNKISELHFGVWLNLWFETIEELFIGETAENAKRRARKMGTFLYLKIFEARQK
- the ccsA gene encoding cytochrome c biogenesis protein CcsA — protein: MLKKLSNILFSTRLTATLFIVFALAMAIGTFMDAGQETSPTPYSRTLIYNAWWFETIMVLFTINFIGNIFRYRLLRKEKWATLTLHLAFIFIFIGAFITRYVSFEGMMAIREGATESTFLSQKTYLTVYIDGDYVINGQKQRLPREYETDFSHRLDNFFVRNERYDDQPVSIKLEEFILGAEEDIVPDDLGENYLKIVEAGMGGSHNHFLKEGQVQSIHNVLYALNTPTDGAVNITHTDSSLTIQSPFEGEYMTMATQAQGKLVKDSIQPLVLRSRYIIGNQTLVFPKPVIKGVFDVVKKSELLKNDEDGLVLSVSANNETQTVKLLGGKGTSNAFKKVTIGGLDFHFKYGSKVFELPFSIKLNDFIAKRYPGTENSYSAYESKVTVLDEQEGDFDFHIYMNNILNHKGYRFFQASFDGDEKGTILSVNHDFWGTNITYLGYFLLYFGLMAILFAKHTRFDDLRKGLKKIKAKKAAMCIALFLATTFGLSAQETHTEDDGHEHESSTINKIQVDSILRANIISKEQADKFGRLVIQDFDGRMKPINTYASELLRKLSKHDTYEEFDANQVFLSIQESPILWYNVPLIYLKAKKADTIRSIIGLDPSEKYATFAQFFTERGEYKLDPYMVEATRAQVPTAIQKEFREANQRVSLLYSTLNGESLKIYPIPEDDNNKWISSYDYRDQKIQLRDSLYGNFINTGFKAYLYMLNEGKKSGDFSESSKLLDAIKKTQQKYGAEVMISDKKINAEITYNKYDIFKKLFSWYMYAGTLMFILLIVQIFKDKSKGINLAVKIFKYIILGLFILHTAGLIVRWYISGHAPWSDAYESMIYVAWATMLFGLLFGKKSDITMASTAFVTSMILMIAHWNWMDPSIANLQPVLDSYWLMIHVAVIVGSYGPFALGMILGVVSLLLMILTNENNKAKMGLNIKELTIVNEMALTVGLVMLAIGNFLGGMWANESWGRYWGWDPKETWALISIMVYAFVIHMRLVPGLRGRFTFNVFSIYAFASILMTYFGVNFYLAGLHSYAKDDQEISVYFILGAVLGVAVVAILAYRKYAKYYKK
- a CDS encoding tetratricopeptide repeat protein, whose product is MKFFKKFSTTNTILLVVGLVFFSCNNRENLDKVKINTSQGMSLLNTPLISGQVDATKDSLKIVKYLEALKDYESNDKLADNIIWLGRRVAYLGDYKRAIEVFTEGINEFPEDARFLRHRGHRYISTRQFNNAITDFENAALLIKDSEDVIEPDGVPNRLNTPVSSLHTNIYYHLGLAYYLKNDLKMALKSFSDCLEASKNDDMQVATRHWLYMILQRMNMKDEAASILNPVTEDMEIIENIAYHDLLLFYKGLRKENEVLKLENGSVGANEATQYGIANWHFYNGNEDKAISMFQNIIKTGNWAGFGYVSAEADLSRMQ